The DNA region TAGTTACAAGagtaaagaaactttttcaattgtGATAGGTTTACAGAAAGTCTTTCATTTTATCCATGTCTGATAGCAACTTTGAAGTAAGATTTTTcccatgtaatttaaattcataactgaatttaatactaaattacCTGTGTCACTTTCCCAGTAAAAGCTAATTTATTAGGGAGGTAACCAGTTTTCCTGATTAGAACCAGCTCTATAGAGGGAATGGTTGAAGTTTTCATCATATACCAAATTGGGTAATGGTAAATTAGTTTCTTGGGATTTTGTGCCATATTTCTGCTGAAGCACGAAATGATATTGCGCAAAAAACTTTTACCTTTTAAGTAActataaagtaacaaaaaacattgcagtacataaaaaaataatgataaaaataaaatgtttaactaaTCATAAATGCAAAATAGGCACACAAAAAAGGAATTCATCATGAAATCAGTTCCACTGTGGACTGAGTGTAAGACACAGTTCTCAATTGATCATTGAAGTCCTTCACTGGTACCAATCAGTATTACCAATGAGTGGGTAACTACTTTGATTAGCCTGCAAAGGGACCAAGAGTGTGTTGCAACGGTcttcattaaattgttttcgtGAAATGCTCGACTTCACATGCAAGTGGTCAGGATATTAAAGTGTAAGGAACCATCCCCTCTACAGAAcatcaaaattgtgattgcaTGCCTTTGGATCATACttaggaatgtttcccagacaatTTCTAATTACCCACtgtacagctctagtgtgaggtaaatgaactactactaTTCTGAAAACCTGTTGGAATATTTTGTTTCCTATGTATGTCAGTTACTACTCCacttattatatattccatataatttgcatttgttttgcactaaaatgttttccaatttatttttattttgagagaaaaaaaagaaaaaatttatatatatctaaatcgtttttttgttttagaaattcaCAAACAGTTGATAAGAAGGACAAAACTCAAcaaacttctaaaaatatttctacacaAGTTGAAGCAAGAAACATTTACATTAATACTAGTGGTGATAAGTGTTTGACCTATTCTGGTTCTTTTGTACATGCAGATGATGTAAAAGAAGATTATTTGAGTAAggtacataaaaatttgaatctaaATAACTTAAACTAATCATAACAGtctcatgatttttaaatatttttattaaatttaatagcataattttttgagataaatgTAAGCAATTCAGAATGTGaaaagtttcctttttaatcacatttaacTTTGTTTCATTAGTTATTTTGACTGGGAAATTAACTTAACCTTTCTATCAAATTCTTATTCCAAAAACCGGATTATAAGTGTATCTTTGACTGCTGAAAATCTTAGGCAACTTTGTATTCTTTGCCAtttattgtttccttttttataaaaactgactTTCTAAAACTGACTGATAAAGGAAAGTAACCAAGTCTTATCACAAACTTAATTTAGTGTCAACAATTACGCTATTAACAAAATGGTCAGCAATGCTGTAAAAGTTTCTAGTAAAATCTAGGGTCTTTTGTATAACCTCTAATTGCAACAACTAATACATAATATAGGATTGGCTATTCTAGacacattgttattttaacacCCATTGGAATGTTTGCATGTGCTGTACGGTGTATTCCAgtatattgaatgaaattttgtttcactcttttttattttcataaaattcaaaatatacaaaaaaaattctgggaTTGCGgaacaaaatgattttgttgacaatgaataatttgatttaacaaaagtttaaggaaattgaaattttttcttttcatgttaccatattttaattaaatgagaaaCTGCTTGAATTCcttttgaatgaaagaaatattacagGACTCCTTTGATTCTTAGTAGGTCATGATCTGTGGtcaaaaatttagagaaaaatacaGGGTGCCTCTGAAATCATGGGCAAACTTGGAAGAGAGTTAGAGCACATCATACGGTTTAAGAATTGCATGGGGACACATGCATTTAAATTTgtgcaattttagatttttaattagaatttaacgATTTAGCGACTAACATGACAAGCtcacaaaatcattaaaataatataaaacagctATTTCTGCATGTgtttgaatgcaatttttaacaataatcattggaaaatataaaattaaggttcacattgtaaaattcttttcaaagggtataattatttcatcattcatatttgaaacttttcatgtttgaatttcatattatcaggatatataatatttatagaagtgtatttttttttcattttggatGTATTTTTCACCtctaattcattattttgaatagtatttttatgcatattaacataaaaaatatcaggttgcattattatctattattttgttGGTATCCTAATTCTTATTGAAGTATAACATTGTTTTGTCCAAAATTgtgtagtaatatttaattataagtacaaaatatatttaaggtatttttgtGCACTTTCAATATAATGACTTCAAGTTATAATATCCATTTTCCTTTGGAAGACTGAGATCATTGTATTAAACATTGACTGTATaactacattttataatttagtaatacAGAGAATATATTCTGATTATAAAAGTGCCTTTGAAGTGGGAGTAAAAAAATCCggttgtaaagaaaaaaaaggtataaaaccTGGCTAAAAGAAtgctaattaaaaacttttattcacgAGAACTgagtaagatttttaaaatgtttttctggccagatcaaaaatttagttagaatttttttaatgcattttgtttaaatttttacatactcTTATGTGGATATGCATCtcaccaaaaattttgttttacgcAATGCAAAGAGATTTAATACAAGAGTTTTTATATCAAGAAAAGTAtgattactaaatatttattgttccttttgaaaagaaatttatcgaGATTTTGAATGcagtattttaaatctaatgaaTGTATACTAAATATCTCATGCATTTCCATAgataaggtaattttttatttcgattgtTAATTCTgcagaataattattatttcaccaCTTCTTTTAGCTACCTCTTTTTTTGCAGATCAAAACAAAAACTAGAATAATAGCCTAAGAGGTCATGTTATTCTTACTTCAGTCAAGTATACTCTATGGCGGTAACATCTATGGataacactaaaataaattgttataaagttgaaaaaatattgcaagtgcggtatttttttagttgaatcgataaagtaaatttgaacactattttgtaataaatgactCAGTTCAAACATTCTAAtggttaataaaatatgtaacattGATAATCACGATACATAATTTATTGTGTAATTTCAACAcataattaaatgtatgaaaaaattagtaaattttgcatttattaagaaaattaagaattttttttggtaaatatgtCATAAATGTTTCCTTCGTGCTTTATAATTGACTAAGTTTATAATTGACTACGTTTATCAGACATTAACAAATTTAGACAAATGTTACTTCGGGAAGATGCAGCTTCTTTACCATTTCTTCACTCTGAagcatcttttttaaaacaagtaggATTTTTATTGTATACAATAGcactttaaatagtttataatgtatttaaatattatattgaaagaGTATCAACATTTATGAGTTTTTTCATATCAAATTAtgtatgaaatgttttaatcacctaacgtttattttttaaaaatggttttgtttaaatgtttcacaaacaaaaagtaaatcTAGTTTAggaaatgtaataatattattcttgCAGCATGCAGAATTAATTTGTTTGAGTAATTAGTAAAGTTGttgtgaaatttcttttttcttctttttttcaattgaaataatttcttttaataaactttaaatttgtgactaaataaaaataattttgatatcatACAAAATGTCAAACAAAAACTCCAATTTCTatctaatatttctaatatcaTATAAACTTGTTAAATATAGTAACTCTatcaaatctaattttaaaaggtagttgtagtacaaaaatatattaggcGATGGCTGGCCTGCCAAGAAGTTCTCcgaagaaagaagaaaattcttttgcaaCACATCTGGGATAAAGAAAGATTTAACTCAAGAATGCAACTGGACGTTGATTGGGATAAAAGCTTACGTGAGAGACGTGTAAATCCAAGAACAGATGAAGATTTCTTGTTACTGTTCAGCGATTTACAAcgtaacaattatttattatcattttcataTAAACTGAAATCAGTGTACATTAAgaatcaaaatgattttaaatattccatgaaaataaattcctaagtatcaaattgttgtttttttccctcacCCTAAGCACCTATTCCATGTGAAAGAAAAGATATTAACTTCTTATTTGTTAGTTGATTCATGAATTAGTTGTCTTTAgcaataagaataatttattagaaatttttaggaatgaaattttttattttggattcaAGTTATTTATCGGTAAACTATTAATGACATAACCCAGTAAAATATTACTAACATTCAAAATTGCTCAtcactaattttgttttaaatgaattatttgctCACTGTGTTCTTATACTATCTTACTAAGAACTGAAAATATATGGCTGGTCAAACTAaaactactaattattttttaatattttaagtctctcttgtatatttttgatacatgtaaaatttaattctctatTTGTTCTCTATATGTTCTTATATAGtagattgaattttaataaatcatcattattttgcttataaattgtagagacatgattttttaatattttaagtctctcttgtatatttttgatacatataaaatttaattctctatTTGTTCTCTATATGTTCTTAGATAGtagattgaattttaataaatcatcattattttgcttataaattgtAGAGACatgatatttattatgaaatagaCTCAAACTTAGAAATCAAATAGCGCGTACCCatagcttttataaataaaatattgcaattaataaaaaatacaagggtttaaaaataatttcatttatacaatagtttaaacaaaatgaaagaaattcaccaactgtttattatatttttatcctcagaaatttatttataaattacttttcttatatGGACAATATCTGAATTTCACTTTTGTAtcaaacatttctattttttctattattgtttAAACTGTTATTCCTATATTTATGTTAtgtcattttatgtttttgagcTTATtgagatgtttttattttgagtatgcTTTACTTCATTAGAATATTATTCATgtaatgaaattgaattaaaaatgattcaacagtgagctttttattctaaacacaactcaaaatgcatgtttaaaaaattgggaATATCTACTTAGAAAAATGGGCATAgcaaattccattttaaaatcttcccataaaaattgttctttcattataaaataaactactggatctaaataaattcattatatgaTGTCGTCCTTCAGCctcaaaatgtgtttttcagTTAATGGACAtatctatttaagaaaatagacatagCAAGAGATTCCGTTTTCAAACCTAGCCTATGAAAATTGttctttcataataaaataaactaatagatctaaataaattcattatgtGATGTGGTCCATCAGCCTTAATCAGGTCAATTAacctcaaaatgcgtgtttaagaaaattgacatatctatttaagaaaatgaccattgtattttaatccatttttcaaacttttctcactttttttcttctaaagaataaactaatggatcgaaataaattcataaagtgATGTTGACTATCAGCCTTAATCActtagtacattttttaaaataagtcttatttcaaaaattttcaaattccatagttttttcttttacaagttTATAAcaagttctttaaatttataatagtggtattaaattagcaacaaattctgattttttaaaactactttatcatttattgttcTGAATATAAAGATATGCCTGAAAgtgttagtaaatttaaattgaagatatttagagttttaaaattaactttatcatTTATAGTTCTAAATACGAAAACATCTCCTGGAAAGTTACATCTGTAATATACCCAGCCAAAGATCCCTGATCCCAAAGTTCTGGATTTTTCTCTATAATGATTAGTAATTAAGAAAGTAAGAACGAAACATtatttagttgttaaatttggtttaatcaataaaaagcaTACTTTTTGTTGCATCAATTTTCCTAAATGTGCATTTTAAGCTGTGCCGATTTTCCTGGACATGCTTCTTGAGTTGCGTCCATTGTATAAGAAGCTCACTGGCGAATTATTGtgtttactaataaaaataaattaggttGGATTCTTTAgaagttttacaatttattgaattttagaataatCAAACTAATACAAAACTAAAGTGATAGTTGTTTTCAGGATGGTGGGAAAGAAAATCAAAGTGTATTAATTCTCATCTGACAGAATCAGATATGAAAGCAGCATTTTGGTCTTTGGTGAatgaagaagttaaaaaaattctgcaaataaaccaaaagaaatatatatgccACCAAAAACAAGATactgaatttaaagaaaattctttgaaaatggtaagttcaaaattttaggagaaaaagaaaagatttaaatattaagttagcTATTTCATTTTGACAATTGCGTCCcattgaattaaatttgcaaatattaaaatttaattataaaacaattttataaaaacaatattctaaCTCAAAAACAGATGATATAGTCATATATTTTATGTCTAACAATAATAAGTGCAGGCATACTCACTATAATGAATGTGTTTTAACCTTCTTCTTTGGtacaaaatgataataataaagagGGAAAGAAAAGAATCTTAATAAATGTATCTTAAACTAATGACCTTGCAGGGTGATAAATTCATACTGACGCAGTCATACTCACTATAATGAATATGTTTTAATCTTCTTTATAtgttttgatagaaatttatagtaataaagaaggaaagaaaaaaatcttaatgaatGTATCTTAAACTAATTACCTTACAAAATGATGTATCTTAAACTAATTACCTTACAAATGACCAAAAATTaccttacataatttaaaacttaatatagtACAATAGAAGATCTTTGTAACTTGAAATcttgaaatatgaatatttgcattataaaaaatttgtatttgataGATCATTTCACTTATCATTAAACTTACCTAATAAACATAGCAATACATATTTGCTGCagatcaatattaatattttaaaataattttatagtaaaaatacttaaaaacactaaaatgtgcacttaaatatttatttttattaaaaatatttaggttaTCAAGAgcattagaaataatatttaacaaatttattaaatttggtttGCTTTAGAGATTATAAAGATAATACGGTTTGTGGCGTATTGTGGTTTTTGGAATTGAATTATATAGGTTTTTTGTTGTAGTTTCTTTATtgtactttcttttctttatttatttcaataattattttcttataattttttatctttctcatggaagctttttaaatacaagttaatgattttttttattagactaATTCATTATAGTTGATGTTATTTATTGGATAAGGAGTTATtagtaattgaatttaaaaaatttacttttaatcatgttttaaatgaattattattgtataaccttttaaaatcttgtttagCTGTAGTGACACAGAAATAAGTCATTAAGATGTTTTCTTTATCACATTTTTGGTAGCTCCACTcttatctgtttaaaaaaccttttttttttaacacgttattaataaatatatttattaacgtTTTTTATTATGTTGAATACACATAAATCTATATGAATACACATAAATATCATGAGTCcataatattttgtacaaagAAAACTCTTTTACCTGAAtgaacaaatgtttaaaatgcaaTGACAGTTTTATAACTCTAttcgttatatatattttaatagtttgtaagtttttatttatctttataataatatttattttttacagtttttttatcaGCTGTAGAATTCAGTACTTTTTGAGACTTTATATTAACTAATATGCTTGTATCTATATTATgtgataaagtaaaaaaaaaaaaattttaaaaattattttagttaaaaaaaaaaattctttttttaaacaacatctTCAAGATTAAGAACTTTTCAAACTTCACTGAACTCTTTTGTTGCTTTTCCATAATCTTAAAACaagtgtcaaaaatatttaaccgaACATTTTATAATGCTGAcctaaatgctaaaaattattattataaatttgtagaCATATATAAACcaatttcttataaatgttttaatacacCAATGTGTGCATATTTACCCATTCTATCTATTCCTTTTCCCATTCTacaatagttaattaaaattagtaatatcaattttggtaaattttttagGCAGCTCAACCAAAATTATGGATGGGATATGATAGAAAAATTTCTGTTGAAACATCAAGCACTCTgagaggaaaatattttcaagacttaTATCAAACTTTAGGTATGAAATACATATCTTCACAAGACCGAATATCTGCTCTtacaactttaaaagaaatggttcaggtaataaatatacttttttaattatgattttctttaaatgtgatGCATTTCGAATTCGAACACACAAGTTTCAAATAGCATTTATGAGGTatcaaaaaagcttttttatacttttttttaaaagaaaaaaaaactatagttatTTCAAGTCAGTCAATTTTTGATGTACAAAGCTCaataaaagtgtaaaactcTTAAATGGGGGTACTTTTTAATCACTAGGCTCTTTTCTCTCTAAGATcagaattgcatattttaagttttttttcttctgttagtAGGTTCCTTTCCTTAGGTGTCTTCTCATACTTAATCAATGACATTACAACTTTTTTCCTATCTGAAATTGTTTTCAAGATAGGAACGTTATCTTCTCAGTTTTCCATTAGATGGTGCTCTAAGAGTCTCATCAAGTAGAGCATAGCCACTTTGCTATAGCTACTCaccatttttataactaaagcTAAAGTGAATCAAAAGTTAAGACGATGGATTCAAATGAATGAAAGGCAGAAAAGCTTCATACTTTCAAAACATCTTTATCACTGTAGTTCAGTGGTCCTCAATCCCTAAGTCGGAGACCGATAAAAGTCTGTAAATCAAATGATATTGGGCCCTCCCAGACACATTAAagtatttctattttatctaCTGTAGCGTATTTCTCTTTGGTTTGAGCTATTGAAGGCATTACCTAAGGCCACACTAATATCGCAAATGTATCTGTATTTTGTTTGAAGGCATGTTTTACtacaattacattaaattgttaaatcaaaaacatctgaaatataaaaaatcaacgTCCTCAACTCCCTCAGGAGGCCGTGGAAAATGTATCAACTTTGACCAATGCCCAGCAGTAAAAAAGTTGGGAAGCACTGCTCTAGATTATTTTACTTCAGACGATTAAATTATCTTAAgttaaacttgcaaaaaaagaaTCACAGAATGAAGGATTTagactttttaatttgattattttaattattatcttctTGGTAATTAGAATTAtgttaaactgaataaaaaaacgaaatatttcgACTGATAATTTGCATTGATGTTCATCCTATGAACCAAACCTGGCAACAGTACACCAAGACTTATAAATTACCCAAtcaatcgaatttttttaattataagtatgCTTTTTGTATTGTTTGTAATTCTCAGGAATAGATAAATAGCATACTATGATTTTTGACCCCCATTGATTCACATATCATGTCTACAAACTATGATTATGATCAATTAAAAACTGTAACTAATACTTGTATTGAAAGGaaactaacattaaatttatatttattcatactttatgtttgcttgctttctttttttcctaattagCACTACGATGGGAagctttctgaaaatttaattcaattggCAAATCGTGAAATCGATTTATTGCTGAGAAACACAAAAGCTGATCGATTGGAAGGTTTGCGGAGTAGAATCCAAAACTTGTTTTGGCAACTTGCTAGACAACCAGTTTATAATCCACAGATGAAAACAGTTGAGGTGAGattgatttttatcattattattgcaattttgtttgatttttccaactttaaattaataatttattataaaataatatatgtgtatataatatttatgacaTTTGCAAAAGTAATAGAATTGATTGTAGGATAGTAGCTCAAAACTTTTTCGACTCGTgtcttaaaagaaagaaaatgctatgattttgtttttctgaaatttggatatttttaggGTTCTGagtttgatttgaaaagaattGACATTATCATCAGTCTGAATCCCTTGTCAAggaagcagttttttttaaaacaaaaaaatgaggTTCGGTTAGGCTTTACAATAAGTGAAGAATTAGTTAGTCAATAATGCTTAttagttattactttttacaatcatttacattttatactacctacataataataaaaggtaTGCATTACTTGATGAGTTGCAATGGTTCAGTGGTAAAAGCATTGAACTGTCATTGTGAAGATCTAGGATTCAATCCCCAGTGGCAGCTTGTAGCATACCCAGCTTCAGATTGGTGGTACTAACCTGTCTAGAAAGTAAAGGAGGCCTGACTGCATCGCTACAATCATGCCGTTAGTTAGGAAATTGTGGAGCCTTTAACCCACCTGGCTCTCACTGGGCTGTAGCATTGATGatttgtatatgtatatatatagatagatatgtTTTAAGTGAAACttaattcatataataatatgctttaaaaatagtgaaactatgaagaaagttaattaaaattcattatttcaatagAAAGATGTACCCAAACATGTTCTTTGCTGTGCTTCCTGTAAACGCTTTTACACTTTGACATCAGATTCAACCGATGAAACTTTAGGCAAATCCGTggaagcaaattattttacaaaatgtgccAAGTGTTCCTACATCGAAAATGAAGCATGGATCAGGAAAGACTTGGAAatttataacaagttattaaaagttttaatcaaaGATGAAGAAAATAGATCATCAATTTCAGgtcttatttacattttacaagttagtataaattaattaattttggaacTCTTTTAACTTAAAGTTGACGTGCTGTATCTTGAATTATCTACAACGTAGCATATTAGATTATTTTggagaaataagaaataaactttttcaagaaattattttttaatttggaaaaattccTCCTCCCCCAAGTTTTAATGAATCGACAGTGTTTTATATCAGAGCTATTATGTTATAGTTTTACATAGTGATGACTTTGTGGAGTTTATTCTGTTGTATCTTAACTAGTTATGTTGCACAGTCCTCTGTGCAtcaatgaaaactaaataaaatgtagTCTTATAACAAAAACATTCAGTGTGATGAAATAACAGTTTTgataacaaaatgttcttaatattttcatttatcatgCTCCGTATAGTTGCAACAGTTAAAATCGAAAGTATACCTTTTTGAACTGTGTCATGCATTTGGGCAaggtgcaaaataaatatatctccttaatttttcttcttatgattaaatttttacaaacaaagTGACAACCTTAATGATGCAGAAAGGTCACCTTTGTGCTTATTAATTGGTGCTAAGGATTTTGAagaacttcatttatttaatcttgAAAAGTTCACAAAGGTTCTGTTTTTCACAAGATAA from Parasteatoda tepidariorum isolate YZ-2023 chromosome 2, CAS_Ptep_4.0, whole genome shotgun sequence includes:
- the LOC107438056 gene encoding IQ motif and ubiquitin-like domain-containing protein isoform X5, translated to MYHFVEKDKVSSSSDSSSILSRDNVNTASPEIKKRIIYGYKHKITGKIYHHAVAQTLPPPWKYDVVIKFHRNSQTVDKKDKTQQTSKNISTQVEARNIYINTSGDKCLTYSGSFVHADDVKEDYLSKVVVVQKYIRRWLACQEVLRRKKKILLQHIWDKERFNSRMQLDVDWDKSLRERRVNPRTDEDFLLLFSDLQRWWERKSKCINSHLTESDMKAAFWSLVNEEVKKILQINQKKYICHQKQDTEFKENSLKMAAQPKLWMGYDRKISVETSSTLRGKYFQDLYQTLGMKYISSQDRISALTTLKEMVQHYDGKLSENLIQLANREIDLLLRNTKADRLEGLRSRIQNLFWQLARQPVYNPQMKTVEPRDMKHLMEKVWKGESCISGLTNKDDLEFTRYDFEKSWTPWNCLLVTRQEAQILQRTPYPETIYDEKFKECVLQRHAEAKVYFSTIPRFFPYIFEQN
- the LOC107438056 gene encoding IQ motif and ubiquitin-like domain-containing protein isoform X2 — its product is MYHFVEKDKVSSSSDSSSILSRDNVNTASPEIKKRIIYGYKHKITGKIYHHAVAQTLPPPWKYDVVIKFHRNSQTVDKKDKTQQTSKNISTQVEARNIYINTSGDKCLTYSGSFVHADDVKEDYLSKVVVVQKYIRRWLACQEVLRRKKKILLQHIWDKERFNSRMQLDVDWDKSLRERRVNPRTDEDFLLLFSDLQRWWERKSKCINSHLTESDMKAAFWSLVNEEVKKILQINQKKYICHQKQDTEFKENSLKMAAQPKLWMGYDRKISVETSSTLRGKYFQDLYQTLGMKYISSQDRISALTTLKEMVQHYDGKLSENLIQLANREIDLLLRNTKADRLEGLRSRIQNLFWQLARQPVYNPQMKTVEKDVPKHVLCCASCKRFYTLTSDSTDETLGKSVEANYFTKCAKCSYIENEAWIRKDLEIYNKLLKVLIKDEENRSSISGLIYILQPRDMKHLMEKVWKGESCISGLTNKDDLEFTRYDFEKSWTPWNCLLVTRQEAQILQRTPYPETIYDEKFKECVLQRHAEAKVYFSTIPRFFPYIFEQN
- the LOC107438056 gene encoding IQ motif and ubiquitin-like domain-containing protein isoform X1, with the translated sequence MPYDMYHFVEKDKVSSSSDSSSILSRDNVNTASPEIKKRIIYGYKHKITGKIYHHAVAQTLPPPWKYDVVIKFHRNSQTVDKKDKTQQTSKNISTQVEARNIYINTSGDKCLTYSGSFVHADDVKEDYLSKVVVVQKYIRRWLACQEVLRRKKKILLQHIWDKERFNSRMQLDVDWDKSLRERRVNPRTDEDFLLLFSDLQRWWERKSKCINSHLTESDMKAAFWSLVNEEVKKILQINQKKYICHQKQDTEFKENSLKMAAQPKLWMGYDRKISVETSSTLRGKYFQDLYQTLGMKYISSQDRISALTTLKEMVQHYDGKLSENLIQLANREIDLLLRNTKADRLEGLRSRIQNLFWQLARQPVYNPQMKTVEKDVPKHVLCCASCKRFYTLTSDSTDETLGKSVEANYFTKCAKCSYIENEAWIRKDLEIYNKLLKVLIKDEENRSSISGLIYILQPRDMKHLMEKVWKGESCISGLTNKDDLEFTRYDFEKSWTPWNCLLVTRQEAQILQRTPYPETIYDEKFKECVLQRHAEAKVYFSTIPRFFPYIFEQN
- the LOC107438056 gene encoding IQ motif and ubiquitin-like domain-containing protein isoform X4; protein product: MPYDMYHFVEKDKVSSSSDSSSILSRDNVNTASPEIKKRIIYGYKHKITGKIYHHAVAQTLPPPWKYDVVIKFHRNSQTVDKKDKTQQTSKNISTQVEARNIYINTSGDKCLTYSGSFVHADDVKEDYLSKVVVVQKYIRRWLACQEVLRRKKKILLQHIWDKERFNSRMQLDVDWDKSLRERRVNPRTDEDFLLLFSDLQRWWERKSKCINSHLTESDMKAAFWSLVNEEVKKILQINQKKYICHQKQDTEFKENSLKMAAQPKLWMGYDRKISVETSSTLRGKYFQDLYQTLGMKYISSQDRISALTTLKEMVQHYDGKLSENLIQLANREIDLLLRNTKADRLEGLRSRIQNLFWQLARQPVYNPQMKTVEPRDMKHLMEKVWKGESCISGLTNKDDLEFTRYDFEKSWTPWNCLLVTRQEAQILQRTPYPETIYDEKFKECVLQRHAEAKVYFSTIPRFFPYIFEQN
- the LOC107438056 gene encoding IQ motif and ubiquitin-like domain-containing protein isoform X3 encodes the protein MPYEKDKVSSSSDSSSILSRDNVNTASPEIKKRIIYGYKHKITGKIYHHAVAQTLPPPWKYDVVIKFHRNSQTVDKKDKTQQTSKNISTQVEARNIYINTSGDKCLTYSGSFVHADDVKEDYLSKVVVVQKYIRRWLACQEVLRRKKKILLQHIWDKERFNSRMQLDVDWDKSLRERRVNPRTDEDFLLLFSDLQRWWERKSKCINSHLTESDMKAAFWSLVNEEVKKILQINQKKYICHQKQDTEFKENSLKMAAQPKLWMGYDRKISVETSSTLRGKYFQDLYQTLGMKYISSQDRISALTTLKEMVQHYDGKLSENLIQLANREIDLLLRNTKADRLEGLRSRIQNLFWQLARQPVYNPQMKTVEKDVPKHVLCCASCKRFYTLTSDSTDETLGKSVEANYFTKCAKCSYIENEAWIRKDLEIYNKLLKVLIKDEENRSSISGLIYILQPRDMKHLMEKVWKGESCISGLTNKDDLEFTRYDFEKSWTPWNCLLVTRQEAQILQRTPYPETIYDEKFKECVLQRHAEAKVYFSTIPRFFPYIFEQN
- the LOC107438056 gene encoding IQ motif and ubiquitin-like domain-containing protein isoform X6, giving the protein MPYEKDKVSSSSDSSSILSRDNVNTASPEIKKRIIYGYKHKITGKIYHHAVAQTLPPPWKYDVVIKFHRNSQTVDKKDKTQQTSKNISTQVEARNIYINTSGDKCLTYSGSFVHADDVKEDYLSKVVVVQKYIRRWLACQEVLRRKKKILLQHIWDKERFNSRMQLDVDWDKSLRERRVNPRTDEDFLLLFSDLQRWWERKSKCINSHLTESDMKAAFWSLVNEEVKKILQINQKKYICHQKQDTEFKENSLKMAAQPKLWMGYDRKISVETSSTLRGKYFQDLYQTLGMKYISSQDRISALTTLKEMVQHYDGKLSENLIQLANREIDLLLRNTKADRLEGLRSRIQNLFWQLARQPVYNPQMKTVEPRDMKHLMEKVWKGESCISGLTNKDDLEFTRYDFEKSWTPWNCLLVTRQEAQILQRTPYPETIYDEKFKECVLQRHAEAKVYFSTIPRFFPYIFEQN